The sequence below is a genomic window from Candidatus Hydrogenedentota bacterium.
CGGCCCGGGGCGGAGGCCGGTCTCTTTGGCCTGGGCGGCCCCGGAGTCTACCTGCTGACGGGACTTGCCGCCTTCGCGGTGACCGCCGCGCTGACCCCCCTCTTCCGGCGCATGGCGCTGCGGATCGGCATGCTGGACGCCCCGTCGGAGGCCCGCAAGGTCCACCGCGACCCCGTGCCCTATCTCGGGGGGCTCGCCCTCTACGGCGGATTCCTCGCGTGGGTGCTGGCGGTGCAGGCCCTCGCGCCGTGCTATGCGCACCCCTCCTTCCACACCCTGGCCACCGTGGGCGCCGGGGTCGTGCTGCTGGGCGCCGCCGACGACGCCGTCGGCCTGCCCGCATGGTTCAAACTGGCGGTGGAACTTGCGCTGGGCGCCGCGCTGTATTTCTTCGGTTTCGGCGTGCGCGAGCTGATGGACCCGCTGGGCGGCATGGTGCATATCGGCTGGTTTGCCGTGGCGGTGGCGGCGCTGTGGGTGGCGGGCCTGATGAACGCTGTGAACTTCGTGGACGGCCTGGACGGCCTCGCCGCCGGGGTGACGGCCCTCTGCGCGCTGTCGCTGCTGGCTGTGGGCCTGCGCAACGACCAGGTCCTGTCCGTGATGCTCATGTCCGGCCTGCTGGGCATGGCCGCCGCCTTCCTGCTGTTCAACTTTCACCCGGCGAGCATCTTCATGGGCGACGCCGGGGCGCTGTTCCTGGGGCTGGTGATCGGTGCGGCCACGCTGATCGAGGAGCAGAAGGGCGCGGCGGTGATCGCCCTGGCGGCGCCCATGACCGCGCTCGCCGTGCCGCTGGCCGACACGGCCCTCAGTTTCGCGCGGCGGCTGGCCCGCGCGCGCCGGGGCGGCTTCTTCGAGCCGGACCGGGCCCACCTGCACCACCGTCTGCTTGCCCTCGGACTGGGCCACCGGGGTGCCGTGCTGGTATTGTATGCCGTGACCGCCGCCATGGGGCCCCTGGCCTGGGTGGTGGACGGCATGTCGCCCGCGCGCCGCTATCCGCTGCTAGCGCTGCCGGTCGGCGTGCTGACGCTGTCGGTGCTGGCCCTGAGGCGGGCCGAAGGGCGGCGGCGGAACGCGGAAGGAAAACGGGATGACGCGGGAGACAACGGCAACGCGGGGGCTTGACGCGCCCGGTCTCGGATTCCGCCTCGGCGTGCTGGACTGCGCCGCGGCCGCGGGCGCGGTGTTTCTGCCCATGTTCCTGCGGTATGGGGGCGCGCCGCCCTCCGAACATCTCATGACCTCGCAGGCGTGGTTTCCCGTGCTGCTGGCCTGCCGGCTCGCGGCGGCGCAGGCCTTCGGCCTCTACGATCTCCGGCGCAGGCTCCAGGCGGCGGACCATGTGTTCGGCGGAATGGCGGCGGCCTGTTTCGGCGTGCTGCCGGGCTATCTGGTCATCGCCCTGGTCCAGCTGTATTACCTGCCCCTCGCGCAGTTCTCCCGCGCCGTCGTGCTGGGGGACCTTCTGCTCATGGCCCTGTGGTTCGGGGCGTCGCGCGCGGCGGCGCTGGGCCTGCTGCGCCGCGGGGGATACCGGCTGCGCATCGCCACCGCCGGGACCGGCGCGGACCGCGCCGCGCTGGCCGACGAGTTGAAGCGGCATGCCCCCGCGCTGGCGGCCCCCGCAGGCGCCTGGGAGCCGGGCAGGGACGGGGTCTTCGCCGAATGGCTGGCGCGCGAGACGCCGGATGTCGTGCTGTTGGAGACGGGCGGTCTCGAGGACCGGCACATCACCGAGGTGATCACCGCGTGCGACGCGGCGGGGGTGGAGGTGTGGGTGTGCCCCGGCCTGCGGCTGGCCCTGTTCGGCGCGGCGGACGTGTTCAGCCTGGGCGGCATCCCGCTGGTCCGGCTGAACGGCGCCGGGGCGCGCCCCTGGCAGCGGGCCGTGAAGCGGTGGATGGACCTGGCCGGGGCGGCGGCGGGCCTGGTGCTGCTGTCGCCGCTGCTGGCGCTGGCCGCGCTGGCGGTGCGGCTCGAATCGGGCGGGCCGGTGCTGTTTGTCCAAGAGCGCCTGGGTCTGGGCTGCGCGCCCTTCCGGCTGGTGAAGTTCCGCAGCATGCGCACCGATGCCGAGGCGGCCTCGGGCCCCGTGCTGGCGGAGGCGGACGACCCGCGCGTGACCCCGGTCGGGCGGTGGCTGCGCCGCACCCGGGTGGACGAGCTGCCGCAGTTGTGGAACGTGCTGCGGGGCGAGATGAGCCTTGTGGGGCCGCGGCCGGAGCGGCCGGAGTTCGCCGGGGAATTCCTGAAAGAGGAACCCCTCTACCGGCACCGCTTCGTGGTCAAGCCCGGTCTGACGGGCCTCGCGCAGATACACGGCCGCTATGACACGGACTACCGGCAGAAGCTCCGCTACGACCTGATCTACATAGGCGGCATGTCCCTGGGCGCCGACCTGCGGCTCCTCGCCGCCACCCTCCGCAGCGTGCTCACGGCGCGGGGGGCGCGCTGATGGCCGGACCGGAGACCTCCGCCCGGCCGCTCCTGCGGCTGGGGATGCTCTGGTCCGCCGAGGCCGTCCAGAAAG
It includes:
- a CDS encoding sugar transferase, which codes for MTRETTATRGLDAPGLGFRLGVLDCAAAAGAVFLPMFLRYGGAPPSEHLMTSQAWFPVLLACRLAAAQAFGLYDLRRRLQAADHVFGGMAAACFGVLPGYLVIALVQLYYLPLAQFSRAVVLGDLLLMALWFGASRAAALGLLRRGGYRLRIATAGTGADRAALADELKRHAPALAAPAGAWEPGRDGVFAEWLARETPDVVLLETGGLEDRHITEVITACDAAGVEVWVCPGLRLALFGAADVFSLGGIPLVRLNGAGARPWQRAVKRWMDLAGAAAGLVLLSPLLALAALAVRLESGGPVLFVQERLGLGCAPFRLVKFRSMRTDAEAASGPVLAEADDPRVTPVGRWLRRTRVDELPQLWNVLRGEMSLVGPRPERPEFAGEFLKEEPLYRHRFVVKPGLTGLAQIHGRYDTDYRQKLRYDLIYIGGMSLGADLRLLAATLRSVLTARGAR
- a CDS encoding undecaprenyl/decaprenyl-phosphate alpha-N-acetylglucosaminyl 1-phosphate transferase; translation: MSLPDSQNRAVRTDSALSPGARAALSCGAAAGMFLLFSLAYWPLRLNAPPLGALRPFRPGAEAGLFGLGGPGVYLLTGLAAFAVTAALTPLFRRMALRIGMLDAPSEARKVHRDPVPYLGGLALYGGFLAWVLAVQALAPCYAHPSFHTLATVGAGVVLLGAADDAVGLPAWFKLAVELALGAALYFFGFGVRELMDPLGGMVHIGWFAVAVAALWVAGLMNAVNFVDGLDGLAAGVTALCALSLLAVGLRNDQVLSVMLMSGLLGMAAAFLLFNFHPASIFMGDAGALFLGLVIGAATLIEEQKGAAVIALAAPMTALAVPLADTALSFARRLARARRGGFFEPDRAHLHHRLLALGLGHRGAVLVLYAVTAAMGPLAWVVDGMSPARRYPLLALPVGVLTLSVLALRRAEGRRRNAEGKRDDAGDNGNAGA